The proteins below are encoded in one region of Nitrospirota bacterium:
- a CDS encoding 50S ribosomal protein L9, protein MKVILKDDIKSLGKMGATVNVSDGYARNFLIPKGLAVDASNKNILSLEHEKRLISAKAKKQRDLAHSLKERLSSMTLSIAARAGEEGKLFGSITTMDIADALKAEGIEMDKKKIQIEEPIKRLGDYTVSVRIQQDEVASVNIKVVSE, encoded by the coding sequence ATGAAGGTAATTCTGAAAGACGATATAAAAAGCTTAGGTAAAATGGGAGCAACAGTAAATGTCTCTGACGGATATGCAAGAAACTTTCTTATCCCCAAGGGCCTTGCCGTAGATGCAAGCAATAAGAACATATTGTCGTTGGAGCACGAAAAAAGGCTTATCTCAGCAAAGGCAAAAAAGCAAAGAGACCTGGCCCACTCCTTGAAAGAAAGGCTTTCTTCGATGACCCTGTCAATAGCTGCAAGGGCAGGCGAGGAAGGTAAACTCTTTGGCAGTATTACCACGATGGACATAGCAGATGCCCTCAAGGCAGAAGGCATAGAGATGGACAAAAAAAAGATTCAAATTGAGGAGCCAATAAAGAGGCTTGGGGATTATACCGTTAGTGTCAGAATACAACAAGATGAGGTCGCTTCTGTCAATATAAAGGTGGTCTCCGAATGA
- the dnaB gene encoding replicative DNA helicase, protein MKAVPEEKLPPQNIEAEQSVLGAILIESDALLKVIEIISRDDFYRESHRKLFSSAIELFEKGEAIDIITVTEHLSKKNALEAVGGVSYITSLASSTPTAANVKYHAKIIREKSILRALLRSTTDIAGRVYEEALEPDELLDFAEKSIFDISDKRINTTFVLLKDVIKDSFSMIEDLYAKKETITGVPSGFTDLDELTTGFQPGDLIIIGGRPSMGKTALGLNIAQHAGIELALPVAVFSLEMSKRQLALRMLCSEARIDSNLVRKGIISKQHWHSLTSAAGRLSGAPIFIDDSSGISALEIRAKARRLKKEHGLSLVIVDYLQLMRGRGNFERREQEISEISCSLKALAKEMEVPVIALSQLNREVEKRENKRPTLANLRESGAIEQDADVILFLHRDEVYDKNKNKGKAEVIIAKQRNGPTDTINLTFLSKCTKFTSHVDGIPLEEEEEVTGEPF, encoded by the coding sequence ATGAAGGCAGTGCCAGAAGAGAAGCTTCCGCCTCAGAACATCGAGGCAGAGCAATCCGTCTTGGGAGCAATACTCATTGAAAGCGATGCCCTGCTAAAGGTCATCGAGATAATCTCAAGGGATGATTTCTATAGGGAATCCCATAGAAAGCTCTTCTCTTCTGCAATAGAGCTTTTCGAAAAGGGCGAGGCTATAGATATCATAACCGTTACAGAGCACCTTTCAAAAAAAAATGCACTTGAGGCTGTAGGTGGTGTGTCTTACATTACAAGCCTTGCAAGCTCCACACCAACTGCGGCAAATGTAAAATATCACGCAAAAATCATAAGGGAAAAGTCTATCCTGAGAGCACTTCTAAGGTCCACAACCGATATAGCAGGCAGGGTTTATGAGGAAGCCCTCGAGCCTGACGAGCTCCTTGATTTTGCGGAAAAGTCAATCTTCGATATATCCGACAAGAGGATTAACACTACCTTTGTGCTTCTTAAGGATGTCATAAAAGACAGCTTTAGCATGATAGAGGACCTCTATGCAAAGAAAGAGACCATAACAGGCGTGCCTTCTGGATTCACGGACTTAGATGAACTAACCACAGGGTTTCAGCCCGGAGACCTCATAATCATAGGTGGAAGGCCCTCTATGGGAAAGACTGCATTGGGCTTGAATATAGCACAGCATGCAGGCATAGAGCTTGCTTTACCTGTTGCCGTATTTAGCCTTGAGATGTCTAAAAGGCAGTTAGCCTTAAGGATGCTCTGCTCAGAGGCAAGAATAGATTCGAATCTCGTAAGAAAAGGCATTATAAGCAAACAGCACTGGCACAGCCTTACATCAGCCGCAGGAAGACTCTCGGGTGCACCTATATTTATAGATGACTCATCAGGCATAAGCGCACTTGAGATAAGGGCAAAGGCACGAAGACTTAAAAAGGAGCATGGACTGAGCCTTGTGATAGTGGATTATCTTCAGCTTATGAGGGGAAGGGGAAATTTCGAAAGACGGGAACAGGAAATATCGGAAATATCTTGCTCCCTTAAGGCACTCGCAAAGGAAATGGAGGTGCCTGTCATAGCACTTAGCCAGCTTAATAGGGAAGTGGAAAAAAGGGAGAACAAGCGTCCTACACTTGCCAACCTCAGGGAATCGGGTGCAATAGAGCAGGACGCAGATGTCATATTATTCCTTCACAGGGATGAGGTCTATGACAAAAACAAGAACAAAGGAAAGGCAGAGGTCATAATCGCAAAACAAAGAAATGGACCAACAGACACTATTAATCTTACCTTCCTTAGTAAATGCACAAAATTCACAAGCCATGTAGATGGCATTCCCTTAGAGGAGGAGGAAGAGGTTACAGGAGAGCCGTTTTAA
- the amrB gene encoding AmmeMemoRadiSam system protein B, which translates to MKRSPAVADQFYYGDKERLTKQVRGFIVKDAPKEHAIGVLSPHAGLIYSGAVAGHVYSSIRFPKTFVLIGPNHTGLGAPVSLWSQGQWEIPTGVFEVDEKLSRKILENIPLITKDMQAHAFEHCLEVQLPFIGYFELEVKIVPIIVMSAGLKELKAIGQGIAGAIKDIGYDVVIVASSDMSHYVSDTLARQKDRLAIDRLLALDPEGLYNTVKKENISMCGYMPAVIMLYASVTLGAKEARLVRYATSGEVSGDFDHVVGYAGIIVK; encoded by the coding sequence ATGAAAAGGTCACCTGCTGTAGCAGACCAGTTTTATTATGGAGATAAAGAAAGACTCACAAAACAGGTCCGGGGCTTTATCGTTAAAGATGCACCTAAAGAGCATGCAATAGGAGTCCTCTCACCACACGCAGGCCTTATATACTCAGGCGCAGTTGCAGGGCATGTCTATTCCTCTATAAGGTTTCCAAAGACATTTGTGCTCATAGGGCCAAATCATACTGGGCTTGGAGCACCTGTGTCCCTCTGGTCTCAGGGTCAGTGGGAGATACCAACAGGTGTTTTTGAGGTAGATGAAAAACTCTCAAGAAAGATTCTTGAGAATATTCCGCTTATTACAAAGGACATGCAAGCACATGCATTTGAGCACTGCCTCGAGGTTCAGCTTCCATTTATAGGATATTTTGAATTGGAAGTCAAGATTGTACCTATAATCGTGATGTCAGCAGGGCTTAAGGAACTGAAGGCAATAGGACAGGGCATTGCAGGTGCAATAAAAGATATAGGGTATGATGTTGTCATAGTGGCAAGCTCTGATATGAGCCACTATGTATCTGACACCCTCGCAAGACAGAAAGACAGGCTTGCAATAGACAGGCTCTTAGCACTCGACCCTGAGGGACTCTATAACACAGTTAAAAAGGAAAACATCTCCATGTGTGGGTATATGCCTGCTGTGATAATGCTTTATGCCTCAGTTACACTTGGAGCCAAAGAGGCAAGGCTCGTTAGATATGCCACATCAGGTGAGGTAAGCGGTGACTTTGACCATGTTGTTGGCTATGCAGGGATAATCGTTAAATGA
- a CDS encoding ribbon-helix-helix protein, CopG family, with protein MPATKIAITVEKDIVKQIDRLVREGKYRSRSKAIQDALKGRLMDWRRKRLFEEVSKLDPKEEQDIAEESLHMEDEEWEKY; from the coding sequence ATGCCTGCCACAAAGATTGCTATTACAGTAGAGAAAGATATCGTTAAACAGATAGACCGTCTTGTAAGGGAAGGAAAATACAGGAGCAGGTCAAAGGCTATACAAGATGCCCTTAAAGGCAGATTGATGGATTGGAGGAGAAAGAGGCTCTTTGAAGAGGTATCAAAGCTTGACCCCAAAGAAGAGCAGGACATTGCCGAGGAATCCCTCCATATGGAAGACGAAGAATGGGAAAAATACTGA
- a CDS encoding type II toxin-antitoxin system PemK/MazF family toxin, translated as MGKILRGDIYWADLNPVRGKEQAGMRPVLVVSHDIFNEKSGTVIAMAITSKEPRAGFPLTLELQGAGLPKRSWVKISQIRTMSTERLGKRIGKASAEDTEAVIEGLMDVVG; from the coding sequence ATGGGAAAAATACTGAGGGGTGATATTTACTGGGCAGACCTTAATCCTGTAAGGGGAAAAGAGCAGGCAGGCATGAGACCTGTCCTTGTAGTTAGCCATGATATCTTTAATGAGAAATCCGGGACTGTGATTGCAATGGCAATAACGAGCAAAGAGCCGAGGGCAGGTTTTCCGTTGACATTAGAGCTTCAAGGGGCAGGGTTGCCCAAGCGTTCTTGGGTAAAGATTAGCCAGATACGAACCATGTCCACAGAGAGGCTCGGAAAAAGAATTGGCAAGGCATCTGCTGAGGATACAGAAGCGGTTATTGAAGGGCTTATGGATGTAGTGGGGTAA
- a CDS encoding HDIG domain-containing protein, with product MEPIKIIKKYYHKHLEAERFLIAHSRMVAKKALKVAQNVIHLSPDMKFIEEAGMLHDIGIFMTHAPNLGCFGENPYICHGYLGREILEKEGYPKHAIVCETHVGVGLTVDDIKKKGFPLPLRDMTPKSLEEKIICFADKFYSKSGDPLKEKPLVEVRAFISRFGEEKLKIFNEWVRLFLGE from the coding sequence GTGGAGCCGATTAAGATAATCAAAAAATACTATCATAAGCATTTAGAGGCTGAGAGGTTTCTTATTGCCCACAGCCGCATGGTGGCAAAAAAAGCTCTTAAGGTTGCACAAAATGTAATACACCTTAGCCCTGACATGAAATTTATCGAGGAGGCAGGAATGCTTCACGACATAGGGATATTCATGACCCATGCACCAAATTTAGGCTGTTTTGGAGAAAACCCATATATCTGCCATGGCTACTTAGGAAGGGAAATCTTAGAGAAGGAGGGTTATCCAAAACATGCAATCGTATGCGAAACCCATGTTGGTGTTGGGCTAACGGTCGATGATATAAAAAAGAAAGGGTTTCCTTTGCCTTTAAGGGATATGACTCCAAAGAGCCTAGAGGAAAAGATTATATGCTTTGCAGATAAATTCTATTCAAAATCAGGAGACCCTCTTAAGGAAAAGCCCCTTGTGGAGGTAAGGGCTTTCATATCAAGGTTTGGTGAGGAAAAGCTCAAGATATTTAATGAGTGGGTAAGGTTGTTTCTGGGTGAGTAG